One part of the Vicia villosa cultivar HV-30 ecotype Madison, WI linkage group LG6, Vvil1.0, whole genome shotgun sequence genome encodes these proteins:
- the LOC131613863 gene encoding uncharacterized protein LOC131613863: MVGDGNCGFRSVSALLGKGEDAHELVRHDLIKELVNHKDSYTWIFGDETKFESLNEALVPWGGAYAPVSHWMRFLDMGHLIASAYDIVCIDLTRYGFCETFFPLRTAPPTNPIDRIIYVGWLAKSRHFVQVYLKPGCPIQPTSPE, from the coding sequence ATGGTGGGGGACGGTAATTGCGGATTTCGGTCCGTATCGGCTTTGCTTGGTAAGGGAGAGGATGCCCATGAGCTTGTCCGTCATGATCTTATCAAAGAATTGGTGAACCATAAAGACTCGTACACGTGGATATTTGGAGACGAAACCAAATTTGAATCATTAAACGAGGCTCTTGTTCCATGGGGTGGCGCTTACGCACCGGTTTCGCATTGGATGAGATTCCTGGACATGGGGCATCTTATTGCATCCGCATATGACATCGTATGCATTGACTTGACGCGTTACGGTTTTTGTGAAACCTTTTTTCCGCTCCGCACGGCACCTCCTACAAATCCAATTGATCGTATTATATATGTTGGATGGCTCGCTAAATCGCGtcattttgtacaagtttactTAAAACCGGGATGCCCCATACAGCCTACCTCACCAGAATGA